catttattacaaatcaatgctttattatctatatgtacattgttttcaaaaatagttTTGTGTAACACAGAGAAACAAGAGCCATATAAATAGTCAGATTCCTTTAACTGTATATCTGTAACAACATTGGAACTATGCTTACAACAGAACCACTCATCTGGATCGTATTCTAGATTAGGTAAAGATAAAaaccttttaaaattaatcgattttgaaagtacatttttacaacaagtacataatataatacattctgatgttttaaataatttgatattgtcTAAAAATGGCTGTGAACTATTATTTGATTGAACTGAGGTATTCGTATCAGTTACAATTTCCGTACTGAATGATCCAAATACAGATTCTAATGGTGCCGTTTGTAAACGAAAACAAatccaattatttattacacttaACATGGACAGAGAAGTAGGTATAACTTTTACAGATGGCAACGAAAGATTTATGCAACAGTCTTCGagtactaatattatattactttccaGAAGTTTAAtttgaactttttttaaacagagATCTTTTCGTACGGCAATAAACGCATTGCAGGATTGCAATCGTGGTCTTAATTCTAACGTAATGAACTCCATTGATTATCGTTCATCGATGTAACCGTGTCATCATATAATAGTAATGCATTTTTCCCCGAttgtaattctaaaaatacaatacaaaataagATTTCCTCTTTTAAAATCcgcgtttaatattatttcaaatatattgtgtatagttttgtaaaaaatacttaCTGATTACATATACGATGTGTCGTATAATGCATACTAGCACGTGCTTGttaccaaataaaaaaagtatatatcagTGTTTCAAAGTGCGTTTCGTTTGACGTTACAAAAGTTTCGAAGCGTTTAATTGGCCAAAGATTTCTTTGCTCTGATTGGTCATTTATCTTATTGCACATGCGTATATATCGCATAAAGTCCTGTATTCTGATCCACAACTTTTATACATGGCTGTAGATGGTTGAGATGTAGCACGAACACGGACATACTTCTGGCGTTATACTCTCGCGTTCCCGCGAAGATTCGTATAACCTCTCTTCTTTATCTTTTGCGATCGTTTTACATCCTTACCACAACGTCGATGTGTTTTTCCGTATCGTACATCATACATTTGACGATTGCTAGTAGCTGCATCACGTAATAAAAACGTGTCTCTTGAACGTGTCTGTAgaatgacaaaattattagtaaaCGAAGCAATTTATTGATGCTCCGACCTGACAATTAATGGTCAAGGATAGCTTGACAGTTCATTCTTATTAGCGACATATACCGAGTGAACAATTCGTCTTTTTGTGAATCGAGAAAAAACACGCAATGCAGGCTTGAAATTTACGCGAAAGTAGATGCGGAACATCGGTggagagaatatataagaattaattatccgataaatatcttaatatttataattattaacttaagaagaaagagataagagagacacatataaaaaagataaatgttaCATGATACGCGAGTCCCCATTGACTTCAAGTGATAATCTCGTATAGTATATATTGTTGTTGACACTTTTAAACAGCAAATTACCAAATGTCAAAGAACAAACTCAACTTGACACTACCCCCTGGTTCGATAGAACCGGTACCAGCAGTGTCACCGTCACCACCGGTTCCACCTTTGCCCACATATCCGGAACCCCCAGTGATACCTGAGTAAGTCAAagattcaattatttcaagcactattatataattcattatttaattttctcaatataatttaatgtccaagatttaattatttaagggaacataagtttaaatttagaatattgttgatatataGGATCATAAGAAATGTATTTACATTTCTTATAATGTGTACACTAAGTTTCCTCAAAGTATCCTTTGAAGCTTAAAGTAtcctaaagaaaattaaagaaagaaaaagaaaaactcgtATATACACATCATAAGAAATGTGTACAcaagtttttctctttctttctttaattttttttactctatcACAATTGCACAGAATCTTTTCATTGTAgacataaatttgaaaataaaattttttacagcgGTGTAATGGGTAAAATGAGCATAGATGCTATTCAAGAGAGATTAGAGGAATTAGAAATGGATGAGGAGCAGAGAAAACGATTAGAAAGCTTTTTAGgacagaaagaaaaagttgGAGAATTATGCGATGAGGATTTTGAGAAGCTAGGTGAATTAGGTGCAGGTAATGGTGGTGTTGTTATGAAAGTCAGACATAAAGAATCAGGTCTTATAATGGCAAGAaaggtaaataatttatgttatatacttTCATATCTTTAAATACTTACAAAATACTCGTTAGAGAtagtaaatgcatttttatctgagatttgtttatattatagctAATACATTTGGAAGTAAAGCCAGCTattaagaaacaaataatCAGAGAATTAAAAGTATTGCATGAATGTAATTTTGCACATATAGTTGGATTTTATGGTGCTTTTTACAggtaatatcttaaaaattatttttgagttttatataataaatatttttttatgagagttgaatgcgcacacacacacatgatatttatatttcagtgATGGAGAAATTAGTATATGCATGGAATATATGGATGGTGGATCATTAGAcctaatattgaaaaaagcaGGACGAATTCCAGAACCTATCTTAGGTACAATTACATCTGCTGtaagtaacatttttattattaatacaattagaaaaagaaaaagcagcAGAATCTTacaatttaagttaaatatgataacatactatacatatatatatatatatatatatatatatatatatatatatatatatacttatacttatacttataattatataatataatctaataataactATGTAGTTTTCTAACTGAACATGATAAGATGTAAAAACATGAAATACACTTAGAGAGATACCATATATGATGGATTGTTGATTAATGAgtgtgttaaattatatattggaaagtatgtatatttttctatgaaattgtaatagaaaaaaaaacattttaatagtATGTTTCTCTTTCCATAATTCCACCAGGAAAGAGACGAATACATAATCGTCTAATTTCATCATAAACCCAAAGAAACGCACCGAGCGGTAAGCAAGGCCAGTACCAATAAGCATTTAGTGGCATTGTTTTCAATACATACTCTGTGCCTGGAACATAGAGCAAGATCCCTGTTAGGATAGCTTCAAAaacgaaagagaaattaaCGAACCAGTTGCCCATTCCTTGTTGAAAGATGGAGTTGCGTCTGGTTTTGCACATTACCAAATCTACCATTTGTGTTATAACGATGGAGAGAAAATATCCGCTCTGCGCTTCCATTAACAGTTTCATTCTATTCTCGTAAGTCCACGTTTGACCCCAAGAATCTTGTAAATCATTGATAGTTGGATTCTCCCAGTCTATTCGTAAACCAAATAGACGATCGGGCATAAAGCCGTTCATCATAAGTATCATAAAGTATGTGTAGAATCCAGCGAAAGACTGCGTCATTCCTATTTGACCATAAGTAATGGATATTAAACGCTTGTTTACCAACTTATCGTACTGAGGATTTCTCGGTGCACGGCGCATTATATCGGATTCGGCCTGTTCATATGCCAGAGCGATGGCAGGAACCACATCGGTGCCGACATCTATGCAGATGACCAATTCGATGACCAATGGTAGAGGAATCGCTAGTATTAGACCACTCAGCATCGGTAACATTTCTGGTACGCTTGATGTTAAGGTATAtgcaatcgatttttttaaattatcaaatatcagACGACCTTCTTCGACACCAGTCACAATCGATGCGAAATTGTCATCCATGAGTATCATGTCTGCAGCATTTTTGGCCACGTCGGAACCGGCGATACCCATTGCAACTCCTATGTCAGCCTGTCGCAACGCCGGCGAATCGTTGACACCGTCGCCGGTAACTGCCACGATTTCTCCCAACCGTTGGCAGCTGTCCACGATCAGCAACTTTTGCTGTGGTGACGTCCTCGCAAACACGATCTCCTCGTAACGGCGTATGATATAATCCAATTCGTTCGAATCCATCATTCTTAATTCAGAGCCGGTGATGATGGTCGCACCAGTATCCGTTTCGCTCACTTGCGAATAAGACTTATTCTGTAGGATCGCCCGCTCATAACGGGTCTCATGACCTTCACTTATGATACCCACCTTTTTGGCAATTGCCATCGCCGTCACTGGATGATCGCCTGTTACCATGATCACCTTGATACCAGCGGTGCGACACTTTTGAACTGCCTCCGGCACGTTAGGCCTGGGCGGATCCTGTAAGCTTATCAATCCTACGAATCTGTATCCTTTGATTGGAAAATTGTAGGTCTCGGGCGATTCGGTATTAAACTTGTACTGTGGCCCATATACATTGCTTGGCAGACGCATATCGCAATATGCCAATACGCGTTCACCGAGATAGCCCAACTCCAGGCAGGCTCTGCGAGATATGGCATGGTCCCTGTTGTCCATCTCTTTGGTCTCTCCTTCTGCTGTTAATATCGTCGCGCAGTTCTCCAATATCACTTCCGGAGCACCTTTCAGTATCATTCTGTAACTATTGGCTTCTCGATGTATCGACATCTGATATTTGGTTATAGAACTGAAAGGGATCTCGGCCACTTTCGGATAAGCCTCGCGAAATCGCTGTGTCGGATGTATGTGTTCGCAGAACCTGAGGATACCGGTTTCAGATGCGTCGCCGATTATCTCACGCTGTTCGATGGGCGCTATTCTATAGGACTCGGCAGTGAATTCAGCACGCAGACAGAGAGTGGAGACTTTCAGCATAATGTTAAAGGCCAGTTTCTCCAGCAGTATATCTCTTTCGACACCAATCCTTTCGCCTGGCGGAAAATTGTATCTAGTATGGCCGAACCACAGATTAGATACGGACATTTTGTTCTGCGTAAGAGTGCCCGTCTTATCGGAACAGATTGTCGACGTTGAGCCTAAAGTTTCGACCGCCTCCAGATTTTTCACTAGACAGTTCTTGCTCGCCATTCTTTGTGCGGTCAATGTTAAAACTGTTGTCACGGTCACTAACAATACCTCAGGTACATTAGCGATAACTATCCCGAGCAGATAGGTGAACGCCCGTACAAGACTGGGTTCCAGTAACAATGATAAACCGAAAAAAACAATGCCACACAAAATCGCCACGATCGTAATGATTTCGACAAAGTGCCTGATCTCTTTCGCGATCGGCGTTTCGATCTTGGCGAGATGCGACGTGAGACCGGCTAATCGCCCTATCATTGTGTTATCGCCCGTAGCGATCACGATTCCCTTGCCATCGCCCGCTACGGCAAACGACGTAGCGAAGGCAACATTAGAAGACTCGAGAGGATTCTTGTCGGTGGGATAATCAGTGCGCGTCACCGGCTCGCTTTCGCCGGTGATACTGGAATTCTCGACTCTTAATCCATGACACTCGATTATCCTGATGTCAGCCGGTATTTTGTCACCCATCCGTATCTCCACCAGATCACCCAGAACTAGCTCTTCCGTACCAAGACGTAATTTTACACCATCGCGAATCACCGTAGCAAAAGTAGGCACCATCTTTTTGAAGGACTCCatcactttaatatttttactttcttgtATGTACGCAAACACGCCTGAAGTGATGCATATCGAGACGATGATTATGCCTAGCCATACGATACCAATATCAGGCTCTCTCATgtagaaagtaaaaatatacagaatgaAACATAGAGTCGCGCAAACCCAGAGCAATGCGGCGAATCCGTGGAACATGCACTTTAAGAATTTGAGATATTCTGGTGTAACTTTGGGCGGTGACAAAGCGTTTGGTCCGTCTCGTgcgaaaattttgtttgcttCTTCCTTTGTCAGGCCTGTTTCTGTGTTCGTATTCAGTTTCTTACATAAATCCTTCAAAGCTATCATATGATCGATAGTTTCTAATTCTTGATGCAGCTCTAGTATTTCTTGCTCGGTCAGTCTCTTCCTGTATAGGTGTACGGAGGACACGCGACTCGGTTGATGCGGTACAGAGGCTACACGGGTCGGTGCCTTTGAGGTGCTCGCTTGCATTTTTGCAaaggaattttataaattatataattttacacataatgcttctcttttttttttcaatgtttaataACGATCTGAAGTCGTCTCCTTACCAATTTTGTCGAATACTTGTGcttatttgtttttgtaataatgcGAGAAGTCATGCGCTTCTTCTTTACAGGTTTTGAAAGGCTTGAGTTACTTGCGAGATAAACATGCCATAATGCATCGCGATGTAAAACCAAGTAATATCTTAGTTAACAGTGCGGGTGAAATCAAAATCTGTGACTTTGGTGTTTCCGGTCAATTGATCGATTCAATGGCCAATTCATTTGTCGGGACACGAAGCTATATGTCggtaagtttataattaattaaagctatTCTATCATATggaatgatataaatattcgtgAGATAGATATTTTGCGTTTTTACAGCCAGAAAGACTCCAAGGAACGCATTACTCGGTACAGAGCGATGTTTGGTCACTTGGATTGTCGCTCGTGGAAATGGCGATCGGGATGTATCCGATCCCACCACCAGACGAGAAGACTTTAGCTTCAATATTCGGTCCGCAATCGACACAACCGCCTGCGGAGAATCCGGTGACGAATAGTGTGTCTACGCCGACCACGCAATCGCCAGGACACAGTCAGTATTTACTTGCAAAATTTACCAAATAATCGTGTCATTAATCGTTGATTCTTCATTTCTTAGGCGCAAGCAGTCCAAGACCCATGGCAGTATTCGAACTATTGGAGTATATAGTCAACGAGCCGCCGCCGAAATTACCGCCCGGAATATTTAGCGACGCTTTTATGGATTTCGTCGATCgatgtttaaagaaaaatccaGCCGAAAGAGCAGACCTAAAAACATTAATGGTAAgttcctttttctttcagataaaaaaaagcactGATCGTTTAATGGAAAGAGAACCATTACATTTCACgatcatatattttagaatcacGAATGGATAAAAAAAGCCGAATCAGAAAATGTAGATTTTGCTGGCTGGGTATGTCGTACGATGGACTTACAACCAACTACGCCAACGCATTTAGCGAGCGTGCAATCCTGAATAAATGTAACTCTTACATACTTGACTACATATATTCGCGTTCAGTATTCCTAAGTCATCTCTTAGTTTGTTTAGGTTTTCATTCGGTCAAACGGTGGCGTACATCCGTGTATATccatttattatgattttttttcataaaatatatcgggATGCGCTAAGTAGAGGCTCTGTTGAATGAATCATCATTCAACTGCATTGCGTGATTAATTCAAGTTTACCAAGGATTTACCTATGAAAGTAATAATACCAGAtccgattaattaatatcgcatTAAGACACTTACTAATTGTAACTCAATATGAATGTAGTAAGGAAACAggaatctctttctcttttaaatcatCTGTTTTGGTcattttcttacttttattGGAGGGAGAGAAACGATTAAATCATGTAATGTATAAGAGTTATAAAACATCGTGTTATAATATAGGTGGTCTATTAATTCTTGTGAACAGAACAAATCATGTTTCGAAATCTGCTCGCTTAGCGTAAATGTATTATCGTGCAAGTAATTTGCACATAGCACGCCACTGtgccaaatattaatttcttttattttatatgttggtttttttacttttgtgtTGAAagtatgtaagaaaaaaattgcaatatataagtTCATTATTAGAAACTCATGGGCAAATTATGTTCCCCGTGATATAATTAGGATACACTACTAATGAGCATCGAACTTACGAACGTCTCgtttgagagaaaattaacTAGATCGAATTACTTCTATAACATTTGTACCTGACACATCCATAGGAATGTTATTTACATGATTAAAAACTTCATATTAAACTCAAATATGATTCAtatcaaattgtttttatatcaatgtaGCTGCGATTAAAgacgattttaaatttaattttaacttttctatataatgaaatgtttttcatcataaaataactatttaaaaaaattgagtatAGAAATTGTTtcgacaatataatatttatattttcaaatactctaaatattaatttatgtgcttacgattaaatttttgcaaatttatcgatactaatatgaATCTAGATTCACAATAGATTATTACATCCGATATAAAAGGCCAACtattattatcgtataattaaCAGATTTATTAAGAAGAAGCAAACctgatttttcatatataattgcgGCCTTATCTTGTAAGTGATTACAATATTTCTCATAACACAATTTGaatcatgtttatatattcgaattataagataaatagaattaatatatgtgagtCCTTTTActgcaaaatatgtaaatgtatgtgCACAGTgggtgatatttttaattccattTAAATAACGCTAAATATACAATGAAGACTATTTACACTATTGCTCTTTTAtctaaagatataaagataagataaaagacgtgataataaaataaagttgaaatattttatttttattttgtttgtgtgtataataaataataattattattataaaaaaagaaaaattatccaaATTACAGCAAAAGAATTGACTTTTTGTACATCTAATCGTATGTCAATCCTTTTGtatgtacaatatgtataaagtgcattttttaaaaatgtcactttataattactaatttaaaattcacaaatatttgaagaactagatattacacatttaattttgtagtACTTAGTCAATGGTTACATCATTATTGgtaaaagtttataaagttatttataagttttataaatttgaaatattcatcACCCAAGTATCACAAGTACAGATAGTATACAGACAGTAAGATTGTCAGGAAAAACATAAATagatggtatatatatatatatattatatatatatatatatatatatatatatatatatatatatatatatatatataaacttgtaATTTTAGAATCAATTTATCGCTTGTTGAAATTGTTTATGTTGAACATATTTTGTAAGTACAATTTGCAAATtagtatcatattatatagtgTGTAATAAGAGAGTAATTTGCGAATTGGTTTAAAGATCACCAGATTATGATATGTATTATGATGTTAAATCAAGTGAGATTTACTTTTCACAATATGTAAAAGCGTAAAACGCTCaagtaaaatttcatattatgtttgtattataatagaaacaataacattaataataaggaTCGATGCATATAATGCCATTTATTGTGAAGTGCGGTCTCTATTATCTGTCATAGAacgataatatacaaatttagttGCAGCAGAATCGTgtgataaaatgtataatatgccAATATAATTTAGGAATTTTATCAAGCGATaactcataataaatttcagcAAAGTTCGTAATTCCTATAgcacttattaaaatatgtgcacATTCCTTGTCGCAAATATGTGCATAGTAATTGCAATTGTATGGATTCACTATATCTATCtaagcattattaattataaatacaataaaataatcacaatattgtaaatgtaaCTCTATGTTTAATATCTCAATACTCAATGTAGTTACATATTGTTTtatgtcataaatttttttttattaataaaacatatacacGATCACATGGCATTAAtttatgatgtaaaaaaattctcttctcttattaactttatacttatatatctcggtttattcatataacataaagtaaaataccattatataacaatatgtattatacagtTTTAAGAATCATTGGTTGGCATATTGATAGTATAACTATTCATAGAAAATCTATCATACAgttatagagaaagagagaaaataaacatgccaaaatctttaaaaatatatatcttcagGCCCCAAATCTTCATTTTCATAACTATAAAGAGAATCAGAATCTTCATCAATCCAATAATCatcatcatatatatcttcatCAATCATATCTTCATCAAtatcaaacatattaaattcatcATCACATAAATCCACGTTGACTATTTGCAAAAGCGGGGACGGTTGCTCTTCATCTTGTTCTTTGTAGGGAAAAATGGATGTATTTCCAATAATCATCTTTAACATTACATTATTCGATCGAGTGTTGCAGGCATCTTTAGCGGCATCGAGAGTGATGTTGCTGATATTATGACAGCCAGAAATATccaataattgtaattgagGTGAAGATCTAATGAACTTTGACATGCCCTCATCACTAAATAACGTACATTTTCGACATTCTAATTCTTTTAAGCCACACATATTTTCCAATCCATTATCAGTAATTTTCCTTATATAACtgatgattaatttttctaactttGGTAATGTAGCGACAGCTGCTAATCCACTATCAGTTACATCAAGGGCAcctattgaataaataacagaattaaaaagttgacaaagaatatattgtataattgtgAATTACCtgtaatatctaaataaataagctGTTGACATTGTTGTGCCAAATTAATAAGGAATTCGTCTGATACTAGAGggttgtatataaatttcaagacTTTCAAATTGACAAGCTTAGTTAAGTGTAACACATCCGCTTTTTCTGCGAAAAGGAGACCTCCTTCAATCTCTAACTCATTCAGACTTTTACAATGTACGCCGATAGCTTTCAATGTGCGTACAGTTATGCCAGAACAGTTATTTATTGTAAgatgtttcaaattttcaagtttttttaatgcCTGCACATGACAATATCAATATGTgtcttacatatatacatatatatacattatatatacatatagtattaGCAAAGTGAAGAGTTTTGACTTACTGTGGAAAAGAGATTATCTTGAATATTATCACATCTATccaatataattgtatgtatagTTTGTGCTGGTAAACATAGTAAAGACTTGcccgtaatattatttttacttatagcaagatattccaattttttatttagtttgaagagattttttaattcattatcacAGCTATATGTTGAAGGTCCTAAGCTAAATctagttatatttttacaattacttGCTAATGTACCAATGCCTGATGCACAAATTGTTAGTGCAGTAACATCGATACTCGTAAGATTTGGACAAAGTTTTCCAACAATGGTCAATGTACTTTGCCgtaaaaaattacttgtatCAGATAGATTTATTTGTGTTAGGAACTTgccacattttaataatactttacgAAGTGTTGCTGTACGAATTGTATGAGTTTGTAAGAAACCCCATGTAGAGGATGAAAGATCCAATCTTTTCATCATACGCCAAGAATCTTGACTTAGATCTCTCCAGCGTTTGCAAACTATAAAGGCAATAGTAACAACAATGTAtaactaatttataaaaaatgtcttatacagagcaaaaataataaatgcaatatgcTAGAGCTAGATATATAAAACCTCTaccattaatataaaatacttgcCTCTTTCTATGCGAACTCTGTCAATGattggtaaaaataaaaaaatatgtgtcaaACAATCATCATTCAATATATGAATGGACACATCTTCAATATCATTTTGCAAACATTGATGATATTGTTCATTAGTAGTCTTTTTctcaaaagttttatttgattcttttCCTATATTACATTTCCTATATAACTTTTGATCTACACTATCAGGTTGATGCCAGGAATCTGCAGCCATTACCCTCAAGTCCCTATTATGTAGTCTTATTTGTTTCTTACTCCCATCTTGCATGGCTCTACAAACAATTTATTCCAAATAACTtccaaataacaaatttattaataatcgctTTTTTCAAACTTACACCATTGCATCCTCTACTTTGGTGAAAGTaacaaatgcataattttttttcccttgaTTTCTacgtaaataacaattttcaatatttccatATGCAGAAAAGCATTTACGTACATCTTTAAAAGtcgtctataaaaaatttttatgattttgtagTACtagtatcattaataaaatatattgcattaagaATTAGGAAAATATGACACAAACCCTATCAGccaaattattaacaaataattttcgtattGGTACACCGTCTATGGTTTCCTCACACAAATTATCTAAGCaaagatataacaatttattatgtattgtttCGATTGTCAATCAATattgttgaatatataatatatatatacatatattaagaattttatcaatctaGATGTTTATACAATGAATTCTGTCACCTGATTGGCAGTGACTGACAACATATAAATGATGCTCATGACTAGTTTATATACCATGAATTATACCATAAATCGTGTTGACAATGTGCCAAAAGGATGAGAAAATCAAAAGAGTCGAACGAGATGAGTTAACGTCAAAGTTTCAAGGTCGGTTATATCGTATATCAGATGaacacaaatatttaacttaacAAAGCTATCACTTGCTTGCTCAAAACATAGAAGTGTGTagagattttaaaagatatttaaataaacaaaaatgttccataaaagcaatatttataCTGTATATTATGCTTTTGtatctaaataaatgtataca
This sequence is a window from Cataglyphis hispanica isolate Lineage 1 chromosome 17, ULB_Chis1_1.0, whole genome shotgun sequence. Protein-coding genes within it:
- the LOC126855906 gene encoding F-box/LRR-repeat protein 7-like isoform X2; translation: MVAMQDGSKKQIRLHNRDLRVMAADSWHQPDSVDQKLYRKCNIGKESNKTFEKKTTNEQYHQCLQNDIEDVSIHILNDDCLTHIFLFLPIIDRVRIERVCKRWRDLSQDSWRMMKRLDLSSSTWGFLQTHTIRTATLRKVLLKCGKFLTQINLSDTSNFLRQSTLTIVGKLCPNLTSIDVTALTICASGIGTLASNCKNITRFSLGPSTYSCDNELKNLFKLNKKLEYLAISKNNITGKSLLCLPAQTIHTIILDRCDNIQDNLFSTALKKLENLKHLTINNCSGITVRTLKAIGVHCKSLNELEIEGGLLFAEKADVLHLTKLVNLKVLKFIYNPLVSDEFLINLAQQCQQLIYLDITGALDVTDSGLAAVATLPKLEKLIISYIRKITDNGLENMCGLKELECRKCTLFSDEGMSKFIRSSPQLQLLDISGCHNISNITLDAAKDACNTRSNNVMLKMIIGNTSIFPYKEQDEEQPSPLLQIVNVDLCDDEFNMFDIDEDMIDEDIYDDDYWIDEDSDSLYSYENEDLGPEDIYF
- the LOC126855906 gene encoding F-box/LRR-repeat protein 7-like isoform X1 — translated: MAVLNEAEAEYIQTLCHISKIVSDDNLCEETIDGVPIRKLFVNNLADRTTFKDVRKCFSAYGNIENCYLRRNQGKKNYAFVTFTKVEDAMVAMQDGSKKQIRLHNRDLRVMAADSWHQPDSVDQKLYRKCNIGKESNKTFEKKTTNEQYHQCLQNDIEDVSIHILNDDCLTHIFLFLPIIDRVRIERVCKRWRDLSQDSWRMMKRLDLSSSTWGFLQTHTIRTATLRKVLLKCGKFLTQINLSDTSNFLRQSTLTIVGKLCPNLTSIDVTALTICASGIGTLASNCKNITRFSLGPSTYSCDNELKNLFKLNKKLEYLAISKNNITGKSLLCLPAQTIHTIILDRCDNIQDNLFSTALKKLENLKHLTINNCSGITVRTLKAIGVHCKSLNELEIEGGLLFAEKADVLHLTKLVNLKVLKFIYNPLVSDEFLINLAQQCQQLIYLDITGALDVTDSGLAAVATLPKLEKLIISYIRKITDNGLENMCGLKELECRKCTLFSDEGMSKFIRSSPQLQLLDISGCHNISNITLDAAKDACNTRSNNVMLKMIIGNTSIFPYKEQDEEQPSPLLQIVNVDLCDDEFNMFDIDEDMIDEDIYDDDYWIDEDSDSLYSYENEDLGPEDIYF